From the Candidatus Amarolinea dominans genome, one window contains:
- the lipA gene encoding lipoyl synthase, producing the protein MTQSASVPIELNPEPPRHDWHHEHLTPGRRPDWLRVRAPDSSKYDELKGLFRGKTLHTVCEEAGCPNIGECWNAGTATFLLLGDTCTRSCGFCKIKTGRPEFLDLAEPQRVADSVQAMGLRHTVLTSVNRDELSDGGAGIFAETIRCIRALMPETTIEVLIPDFMGNMDALQKVMAQQPEILNHNVETAPRLYQRVRPQAKYPRSLQVLTAAKQMDPGALTKSGLMVGLGERWDEVLQVMDDLRDHQVDIITIGQYLQPSRFHLPIERYYSPDEFAQLRDEAQARGFPWVECGPLVRSSYHAERAAHSAQRLQRRAPVTDQLR; encoded by the coding sequence ATGACTCAATCTGCCTCTGTGCCCATCGAACTGAATCCGGAGCCGCCCCGGCATGACTGGCATCATGAACACTTGACGCCAGGCCGGCGGCCAGACTGGCTGCGGGTGCGCGCGCCGGACAGTTCCAAGTACGACGAGCTCAAGGGCTTGTTCCGCGGCAAGACGCTGCACACGGTGTGCGAGGAGGCCGGCTGTCCCAACATTGGCGAATGTTGGAACGCCGGCACTGCCACCTTTCTGCTGCTGGGCGATACCTGCACGCGCTCCTGCGGCTTCTGCAAGATCAAGACCGGCCGGCCTGAGTTTCTGGACCTGGCGGAGCCGCAGCGGGTGGCCGATTCTGTGCAGGCGATGGGACTGCGCCACACTGTGCTGACGTCGGTCAACCGCGATGAGTTGTCGGATGGCGGCGCAGGCATCTTTGCCGAAACCATCCGCTGCATCCGGGCGCTGATGCCGGAGACGACGATCGAGGTCCTGATCCCCGATTTCATGGGTAACATGGACGCCTTGCAGAAGGTGATGGCGCAGCAGCCGGAAATCTTGAACCACAATGTAGAAACCGCGCCGCGGCTCTATCAGCGGGTGCGGCCGCAGGCCAAGTACCCTCGCTCCCTGCAGGTGCTGACTGCGGCCAAGCAGATGGATCCGGGCGCGCTCACCAAATCCGGCCTGATGGTGGGGCTGGGCGAGCGCTGGGATGAGGTCTTGCAGGTGATGGATGATCTGCGCGACCACCAGGTGGACATCATCACGATCGGCCAGTATCTGCAGCCGAGCCGTTTTCACCTGCCGATCGAGCGTTACTATTCACCGGACGAGTTCGCCCAACTGCGCGACGAGGCGCAGGCGCGCGGCTTTCCGTGGGTGGAATGTGGGCCGTTGGTGCGCTCATCCTACCACGCGGAGCGCGCCGCGCACAGCGCCCAGCGTCTGCAGCGGCGAGCACCGGTTACAGATCAATTGCGATAG
- a CDS encoding site-specific DNA-methyltransferase, producing MAELPLLDTPSGAPYAENPLPAAALDSIFCKSCEAMDDLPDASVHLMVTSPPYNVGKQYDDDLSLSEYLAFLTRAWREVKRVLVPGGRACINVANLGRKPYIPLHAFILESMLDLGFLMRGEIIWNKAAGGSPSTAWGSWMSATNPILRDAHEYILVFCKDTYTRHNPGRKNTIGRDEFLEYTKSVWTFAAEAASKIGHPAPFPIELPRRLIQLYSLADEVVLDPFMGSGQTAIAARKAGRHFVGYETNAAYVELATRRLADVSFTPAPVSDTESPAAASAND from the coding sequence ATGGCAGAATTGCCGCTGTTGGACACGCCAAGCGGGGCGCCCTATGCAGAAAATCCACTGCCAGCGGCCGCGCTGGACAGCATCTTCTGCAAGAGCTGTGAAGCGATGGATGACCTGCCCGATGCCAGCGTCCACTTGATGGTCACCTCGCCGCCGTACAACGTGGGCAAGCAGTATGACGACGACCTTTCGCTGTCGGAATACCTGGCCTTTCTGACGCGTGCGTGGCGCGAGGTCAAACGGGTGTTGGTGCCCGGCGGTCGCGCCTGCATCAACGTGGCGAACCTGGGACGCAAGCCGTACATCCCGCTGCACGCCTTCATCCTGGAATCCATGCTCGATTTGGGCTTCCTGATGCGCGGCGAAATCATCTGGAACAAGGCCGCGGGCGGGAGTCCATCCACCGCGTGGGGCAGTTGGATGTCGGCCACCAATCCCATCCTGCGTGATGCGCACGAGTACATCCTGGTCTTTTGCAAAGACACTTACACCCGCCACAACCCCGGGCGCAAGAACACGATTGGCCGCGATGAATTTCTGGAGTACACCAAGAGCGTCTGGACTTTCGCGGCCGAGGCAGCCAGCAAGATCGGTCATCCCGCGCCGTTTCCGATCGAACTGCCGCGGCGCCTGATTCAGCTCTACAGCCTGGCCGATGAGGTGGTGCTCGATCCGTTCATGGGCAGCGGGCAAACGGCCATTGCCGCTCGCAAAGCCGGGCGCCATTTTGTGGGCTATGAGACCAACGCGGCCTATGTCGAACTGGCAACGCGGCGGCTGGCGGACGTCAGCTTCACACCGGCGCCAGTCAGTGACACCGAATCGCCTGCGGCCGCGTCGGCCAACGATTGA
- a CDS encoding sortase — MKSKFSLGIACVVMIAVALAGCGRPTPAPTTAPTAAPTTAPTTMETRPGATDTPVPQITAAPTATAGAEALTPPVPVTPLTESVQATRLVIPALALDVPVTEVGWRIVTAADGQRTTEWEIADNAAGHHINSAAPGTVGNVVVSGHNNIKGKVFEAISLDVDRPTPRLTPGSDVELYTSNGRHLIYRVTKIDLVPETGAPLAQRLANARYLEQTPDATLTLITCWPSFGNTHRVIVIAKLAVVL, encoded by the coding sequence ATGAAATCGAAATTCAGTTTGGGCATTGCTTGCGTGGTGATGATAGCCGTGGCCCTGGCCGGCTGCGGTCGGCCGACACCCGCGCCGACCACAGCCCCCACTGCAGCCCCCACTACGGCCCCCACTACGATGGAGACCCGCCCTGGCGCCACGGACACCCCCGTGCCACAAATCACTGCGGCGCCCACCGCAACGGCGGGGGCAGAGGCGCTCACACCGCCCGTCCCGGTGACGCCCCTGACCGAGTCCGTGCAAGCCACGCGCCTGGTCATTCCGGCCCTGGCGCTGGATGTGCCGGTGACCGAGGTGGGTTGGCGTATTGTCACTGCGGCCGACGGTCAGCGCACCACGGAATGGGAGATTGCCGACAACGCTGCGGGGCATCACATCAACAGCGCGGCGCCGGGCACCGTTGGCAACGTGGTTGTTTCTGGTCACAACAACATCAAAGGCAAGGTGTTCGAAGCGATCAGCCTGGATGTTGACCGGCCGACACCGCGCCTGACACCCGGCAGCGATGTTGAACTCTACACCAGCAACGGGCGGCATCTGATCTATCGGGTGACGAAAATTGACCTGGTGCCGGAAACGGGCGCCCCGTTAGCGCAGCGCCTGGCCAATGCCCGCTACCTTGAGCAGACGCCAGACGCCACCTTGACCTTGATCACGTGCTGGCCTTCGTTTGGCAATACCCATCGTGTGATTGTGATCGCCAAACTGGCGGTTGTTCTCTAG
- a CDS encoding O-antigen ligase family protein, whose amino-acid sequence MLKRSPRYVADLVLRYEGVVLLVAAPFLLFPNSITPFALALLALPWLLRWWRHGFLTRRTPLDWPLALLALMAFVGARQAVDPALALPKLLGILLSLATFYTVINTTHHIRHAWLWIALLLILGLGLALLGALGADWFERKIFNLGGLYRHLPRLPEALRQRLQGGDFHPNEIAGMISLFLPLSLAMWWGAWRRSSDPAWPQRALPAQRLLLTLIVAILGSVLLLTQSRSAILGLLLTAGVVALVWQWRLVVFLPVPGAGVYWLLRDSSQWLLAQPGADPANLVGRMEIWQRALLAVADFPLTGIGLGTFRRLAIAYAPFFDVDPVLADVGHAHNIFLQTALDMGIPGLVAYVAVLLLVAGMGWSLYKRTTSPTGRLLSAGLLTSLLAFHIFSLTDAVAPGAKPVFTLWMFVGMIVALGQANVIGNLPQRDLKT is encoded by the coding sequence ATGCTAAAACGAAGCCCACGTTACGTAGCCGATCTTGTCCTGCGTTACGAAGGCGTCGTTTTGTTAGTGGCCGCACCGTTCTTGCTCTTTCCCAACTCGATCACGCCGTTTGCCCTGGCCCTCTTGGCCCTGCCCTGGCTGCTGCGCTGGTGGCGGCACGGTTTTCTGACCCGGCGCACGCCGCTCGATTGGCCCCTGGCCCTGCTGGCGTTGATGGCTTTTGTCGGCGCCCGTCAGGCGGTTGATCCCGCGCTGGCGCTGCCCAAGCTGCTCGGCATCCTGCTCAGCCTGGCCACATTTTACACCGTCATCAACACCACGCACCACATCCGTCACGCCTGGCTGTGGATAGCCCTACTGCTGATCCTGGGCCTGGGTCTGGCCCTGCTCGGCGCCCTGGGCGCTGACTGGTTCGAGCGCAAAATTTTCAACCTGGGCGGCCTCTATCGTCACCTGCCCCGCCTGCCGGAGGCGCTGCGCCAGCGTCTGCAGGGCGGAGATTTTCACCCCAACGAGATTGCCGGCATGATTAGCCTTTTCTTGCCGTTATCATTAGCCATGTGGTGGGGCGCGTGGCGGCGGAGCAGCGATCCGGCCTGGCCACAGCGGGCATTGCCCGCACAGCGTCTGCTCCTGACTCTCATCGTAGCCATTCTCGGCAGCGTCCTGCTGCTGACGCAGTCACGCAGTGCGATTCTTGGCCTCCTGCTGACGGCCGGCGTGGTGGCCCTGGTCTGGCAATGGCGCCTGGTGGTCTTTCTGCCTGTGCCAGGCGCCGGCGTCTACTGGTTGTTGCGTGACAGCAGCCAGTGGCTCCTGGCTCAACCTGGCGCAGATCCGGCCAATCTGGTGGGCAGGATGGAGATCTGGCAGCGGGCGCTGCTGGCGGTGGCCGATTTTCCCCTCACTGGCATTGGCCTGGGAACCTTTCGCCGCCTGGCCATCGCGTATGCGCCCTTCTTCGATGTGGATCCCGTCCTGGCCGATGTGGGCCATGCCCATAATATCTTTTTGCAGACGGCCCTGGACATGGGCATTCCGGGCCTGGTGGCCTATGTGGCGGTGCTCTTGCTGGTCGCCGGCATGGGTTGGAGTCTCTACAAACGGACTACCAGCCCAACCGGGCGCCTGCTCAGCGCCGGGCTATTGACGAGCCTGTTGGCTTTTCACATTTTCAGCCTGACCGACGCCGTTGCGCCGGGCGCCAAGCCTGTTTTCACCCTGTGGATGTTTGTGGGGATGATCGTGGCCCTGGGCCAGGCCAACGTGATCGGGAATTTGCCGCAAAGGGACCTGAAAACCTAA
- a CDS encoding polysaccharide biosynthesis tyrosine autokinase, producing MELRQYGAILRRWLWFVLLGTLLIGGMTYVISRNTTPVYLATATIFVDQATNANESVYGTIIASERQAQTYAQLMLTRPVLDAVTARLGLPELTSMISVEPIQDTQLIRVDVEDTDKELATQIANTIPEVFVEQHTERQLQKFTGSRESLDKEIRSLSTNISQVQTKITELEAIQNRTSAQDADLSRFQDSLQQYRNSYANLVKSFEDLRLNEARATDTISTVEPAEVPKKPVRPRVLLNTVLGLLVGMVLAIGGVLLIEYLDDTLKNPDDVVQALKLSTLGAIPRTRQDNGDADAERQLVAFLNPKSPVAEAYRILRTNIQFSSLDKPIRTLLVTSANPSEGKSTTAANLAAIMAQTGQKVVLIDTDLRRPVIHKVFNVPNNLGLTSALLTPPDASTLPHLIQPTLIKNLSVLTSGPLPPNPSELLGSRRMADLIEVLKSVADIVIFDSPPALAVTDSAVLARQLDGVLLVIDSGETREPLARRAIQELTKVGAHILGVALNRLSPTTTDGYYYYYYHHYYGDTDKGDSEKQSRNTNGTGSSTGDGGTASEGRAPRSGKSTLRSAARRLATIFPSSRSE from the coding sequence ATGGAATTACGTCAATATGGAGCCATTCTACGGCGATGGCTCTGGTTTGTGCTCTTGGGGACACTGTTGATTGGCGGCATGACCTATGTCATCAGCCGCAACACCACGCCCGTCTACCTGGCAACCGCTACGATCTTTGTGGACCAGGCAACCAACGCCAACGAGAGTGTCTATGGAACGATCATCGCCAGCGAACGCCAGGCGCAAACCTATGCTCAGTTGATGTTGACCCGCCCGGTGTTAGACGCGGTGACAGCTCGCCTCGGTTTGCCCGAGCTGACGTCCATGATCAGCGTGGAACCGATTCAGGATACCCAACTCATTCGGGTAGATGTGGAGGATACTGACAAGGAGTTGGCCACGCAAATTGCCAACACCATCCCCGAAGTCTTTGTCGAGCAGCACACCGAACGCCAGCTACAGAAATTCACAGGATCGCGCGAAAGCCTGGACAAAGAAATCCGCTCACTCTCCACGAACATCTCCCAGGTGCAAACCAAGATCACTGAGTTGGAAGCGATTCAGAACCGCACCAGCGCACAGGATGCCGACCTCTCCCGTTTTCAAGACAGCCTGCAGCAATACCGCAACAGCTACGCGAACCTGGTCAAGAGCTTCGAAGACCTGCGGCTGAACGAAGCACGTGCCACAGACACCATCTCCACCGTCGAACCGGCCGAAGTGCCCAAGAAACCGGTGCGCCCGCGTGTCCTGTTGAACACCGTACTGGGCCTGCTCGTCGGTATGGTATTGGCAATCGGCGGCGTCCTGCTCATCGAATACCTGGATGATACCCTGAAGAACCCGGACGACGTTGTCCAGGCGCTCAAGCTGTCCACCCTGGGCGCCATTCCGCGTACGCGGCAAGACAATGGCGACGCCGATGCTGAGCGCCAGTTGGTAGCCTTCCTCAATCCCAAGTCACCCGTTGCCGAGGCGTATCGCATCCTGCGCACCAACATTCAGTTTTCCAGCCTGGATAAACCGATCCGCACGCTGCTGGTGACGAGCGCCAATCCTAGCGAAGGTAAGAGCACCACCGCCGCTAACCTGGCGGCCATCATGGCCCAAACCGGTCAAAAGGTGGTGCTGATTGACACCGATCTGCGTCGCCCGGTCATTCACAAGGTCTTCAACGTGCCCAACAACCTGGGCCTTACCAGCGCACTGCTGACGCCCCCGGATGCGTCCACGCTGCCACACCTGATTCAACCTACACTAATCAAGAACCTGTCGGTGTTGACCAGTGGACCGCTGCCACCGAACCCGTCGGAACTGCTCGGCTCCCGTCGCATGGCCGACCTCATCGAGGTGCTCAAGAGTGTGGCCGACATCGTCATTTTTGACAGCCCGCCGGCCCTGGCCGTGACCGATTCGGCCGTGCTGGCACGGCAGTTGGACGGTGTCCTGCTCGTGATTGATTCGGGCGAAACGCGTGAGCCGCTGGCCCGTCGCGCGATCCAGGAGTTGACCAAGGTCGGCGCGCACATCCTGGGCGTGGCGCTCAACCGCCTCAGCCCGACCACAACGGACGGCTACTACTACTACTATTACCATCACTACTACGGTGATACTGACAAGGGCGACAGTGAGAAGCAATCACGCAACACGAACGGTACCGGGAGTAGTACCGGTGATGGTGGAACTGCGAGCGAAGGACGCGCACCCCGCAGTGGCAAAAGCACCTTGCGCTCTGCCGCCCGTCGCTTGGCCACGATTTTTCCGTCCAGCCGTTCAGAATGA
- a CDS encoding Crp/Fnr family transcriptional regulator, whose protein sequence is MGYLSEIEIFQDLSPREIQEIDRITTISQVQKGKVFYRPEETGEVLFILKKGKVQLYRISAEGKKLVITTLGPGTLFGEMALLGQQMHNAFAEATDDCHICVMSRTDLERLFLNKPMVALRVLEITGRRLREAEKRLEDMAFKGIPARLASLLLRVRVEQNSDDIKGLTHQDLAETVGTYRETATQVLNDLKVQGLIEIGRKHIVILDPQRLQAVAGS, encoded by the coding sequence ATTGGCTATCTGTCAGAAATCGAGATCTTTCAAGATCTCTCCCCTCGCGAGATCCAAGAGATAGATCGTATCACGACGATCAGCCAGGTTCAGAAGGGCAAGGTATTCTATCGCCCAGAAGAAACGGGCGAGGTTCTCTTCATTCTGAAAAAGGGCAAGGTGCAATTGTATCGCATTTCGGCCGAGGGGAAGAAGCTGGTCATCACGACGCTGGGACCTGGCACCCTTTTTGGCGAAATGGCCCTTTTGGGCCAACAGATGCACAACGCGTTTGCCGAAGCCACCGATGATTGCCATATCTGCGTCATGAGCCGCACGGACCTGGAGCGGCTGTTCCTGAACAAACCGATGGTGGCGCTGCGCGTGCTGGAGATTACCGGCCGCCGCCTGCGTGAGGCGGAAAAGCGCCTGGAAGACATGGCCTTCAAAGGCATCCCCGCTCGCCTGGCCTCGCTGCTCCTGCGCGTACGCGTGGAGCAAAACAGTGACGACATCAAAGGGTTGACGCATCAGGACCTGGCCGAAACGGTGGGCACTTATCGTGAGACGGCCACCCAGGTCCTCAACGACCTGAAGGTGCAGGGCCTGATTGAGATCGGCCGCAAACACATCGTGATTCTGGACCCACAGCGGCTGCAGGCCGTCGCCGGGTCTTAA
- a CDS encoding M3 family oligoendopeptidase: MAYPHIDILDWGTLQPLFDRLQAAELTVETAGAWLQEWSDLNAALHEGSAQINRAVSENTADAAAEARFNHLVEDIVPKSSTANQALKQKFLALSDYVPAADTAMLLKRFRTEASIFREENIPLETELVKQGNEYDKTVGAMTIEWDGQVETLPQAGLHLHERDRATRERAWRLLMDRFLADRARLNELYLSMLPKRRQMARNAGFSTFRSYMWQAYNRFDYTPEDCFTFHDAIEHEVVPVATALNQQRATKLGLTTLRPWDMEVETEGEPLRPFNDVRDLEAGVQRMFNQVDPVLGKHFATLRDGFLDLPSRQNKAPGGYCASFPVSRRAYIFMNAAGTHDDVQTLLHEGGHAFHYLESARQPLVWNLNGPMEFCEVASMGMELLAAPYLAQSRGGFYSEADAQRAYAQKLRGIITFLPYMAVVDRFQHWVYAEAPDNITATDLDAKWSELWDRFMPGIDFTGLQREKETGWQRKGHIFTVPFYYIEYGLAEVGAMQVWRNALHDQAQAVADYRAALALGDTRPLPALFQAANIRFAFDRDTVGELMRLVSGKIQELTAPN; encoded by the coding sequence ATGGCATATCCACACATTGATATCCTCGATTGGGGGACCTTGCAGCCGCTGTTCGACCGGCTGCAGGCGGCCGAGCTGACCGTCGAAACCGCCGGCGCCTGGCTGCAAGAATGGAGCGACCTGAACGCGGCCTTGCATGAGGGCAGCGCGCAGATTAACCGTGCGGTATCGGAAAACACGGCAGACGCCGCGGCCGAGGCGCGCTTCAACCACCTGGTGGAGGACATTGTTCCCAAATCGTCCACCGCCAACCAGGCTCTGAAGCAGAAGTTCCTGGCCCTGAGCGACTATGTGCCGGCGGCCGACACGGCGATGCTGCTGAAGCGCTTTCGCACCGAAGCCAGCATCTTCCGCGAAGAGAACATCCCGCTGGAAACGGAACTGGTCAAGCAAGGCAACGAGTACGACAAGACCGTGGGCGCCATGACCATCGAGTGGGATGGACAGGTGGAAACCCTGCCGCAGGCCGGCTTACACCTGCATGAGCGCGACCGCGCGACACGTGAGCGCGCCTGGCGCCTCTTGATGGATCGTTTTCTGGCCGACCGCGCCAGGCTGAACGAGCTTTACCTCAGCATGCTGCCCAAGCGACGGCAGATGGCACGCAATGCCGGATTTTCCACCTTTCGATCCTACATGTGGCAGGCTTATAACCGTTTCGATTATACGCCGGAGGATTGCTTCACATTTCACGATGCGATCGAGCATGAGGTCGTGCCCGTGGCGACGGCGCTCAATCAGCAACGGGCGACCAAACTGGGACTGACTACGCTGCGCCCGTGGGACATGGAGGTTGAAACCGAAGGTGAACCGCTGCGACCGTTCAACGACGTGCGCGATCTGGAAGCCGGGGTGCAGCGCATGTTCAACCAGGTTGACCCGGTGTTGGGCAAGCACTTTGCCACGCTGCGCGACGGGTTTCTGGATCTGCCCTCACGGCAAAACAAAGCGCCCGGCGGCTATTGCGCCAGCTTCCCGGTCAGCCGGCGTGCGTACATCTTCATGAACGCGGCGGGGACGCATGATGACGTGCAGACCCTGCTGCACGAGGGCGGCCATGCCTTCCACTATCTGGAGTCGGCGCGCCAGCCGCTGGTTTGGAACCTCAACGGCCCCATGGAATTCTGTGAGGTGGCTTCGATGGGCATGGAACTGCTGGCGGCGCCCTATCTGGCGCAAAGTCGCGGCGGTTTCTACTCAGAGGCTGACGCACAGCGGGCCTACGCCCAGAAGCTGCGCGGTATTATCACCTTCTTGCCCTACATGGCCGTGGTGGATCGTTTCCAGCATTGGGTCTATGCCGAAGCGCCGGACAATATCACGGCCACCGATCTGGATGCCAAGTGGAGCGAGCTGTGGGATCGCTTCATGCCGGGAATTGACTTCACTGGCCTGCAGAGGGAGAAGGAGACCGGTTGGCAGCGCAAGGGGCACATCTTCACCGTGCCCTTCTACTACATCGAATACGGCCTGGCTGAGGTTGGCGCCATGCAGGTGTGGCGCAACGCGCTGCACGATCAGGCGCAAGCGGTGGCTGACTATCGAGCCGCGCTGGCGCTGGGTGACACGCGCCCATTGCCGGCCCTTTTCCAGGCGGCAAACATCCGCTTTGCTTTCGATCGCGACACTGTCGGCGAGCTGATGCGCCTGGTTTCGGGTAAGATACAGGAACTGACCGCGCCCAATTGA
- a CDS encoding GAF domain-containing protein: MQTTYELRQRSYLLKIARAMTSNLDLAPLLRLTLSAAAEMVQGEVGLIALSQPDDSYRVEAYYGIPHRLLPLFAPLLTDIRRSANLLERALTIPDLALKLHMVSTATGLPLRQVVALPLQVNQDLLGLIYIVRSGGAAFSANDRQVLQDFADQAAIAVRNARLYQAVNDERRRLDTIIQNSADGVMILTPERKIEVINRTLATLTGWTPAAAQGLPCYQVLALENVKGADLCQEMGTPLDLAGRGSVTAEGDLVRPGGSRITVGVTYTPLFDERAALQQIIVNVVDITRFREAEEMKSTFVSVITHELKTPISLIKGYASTLRRADAQWDSTTLRDSLTVIEEEADRLNGLVDNLLDVSRIQAGVLQLELADVDLPGLAGRLVEGFKLQSAQHTFELDFPADFPPALADQERLRQVLNNLISNAIKYAPDGGVIRIGGWLDAARQLLTVYVADQGIGIPSQEQEHLFQRFYRVDSSLRRKTQGAGLGLFLCKAIIEAHNGRIWVRSEPGKGSTFFFTLPLGAV, from the coding sequence ATGCAGACCACGTACGAGTTACGCCAACGCAGTTATTTGCTCAAAATCGCGCGCGCCATGACGTCAAACCTCGATTTGGCGCCGTTGTTGCGCCTGACGTTGAGCGCGGCCGCGGAGATGGTGCAGGGCGAGGTGGGCCTGATTGCGCTCAGCCAACCGGATGACAGCTATCGCGTCGAGGCGTACTACGGCATTCCCCACCGGCTGCTGCCCCTCTTTGCTCCGCTGTTGACCGATATTCGGCGCTCGGCCAACCTGCTGGAACGGGCGTTGACCATCCCCGACCTGGCGCTGAAGTTGCACATGGTGTCCACCGCCACGGGTTTGCCGTTGCGCCAGGTGGTGGCGCTGCCCTTACAGGTCAATCAGGACCTGCTCGGTTTGATCTACATCGTGCGCAGCGGCGGCGCTGCCTTTTCCGCCAATGACCGGCAGGTTTTGCAGGATTTTGCGGATCAGGCTGCCATTGCCGTACGCAATGCGCGGCTTTACCAGGCGGTCAACGATGAACGGCGCCGCCTGGACACGATCATTCAGAACAGCGCCGACGGGGTGATGATCCTGACCCCGGAGCGCAAGATCGAGGTGATCAACCGGACGCTGGCCACGCTGACCGGGTGGACGCCTGCCGCGGCCCAGGGGCTGCCCTGTTACCAGGTGTTGGCCCTGGAAAATGTCAAGGGCGCCGATCTGTGCCAGGAGATGGGTACACCGCTGGATTTGGCCGGGCGCGGTTCGGTGACGGCCGAAGGCGACCTGGTGCGCCCCGGCGGTTCGCGCATCACGGTGGGAGTGACCTACACGCCGCTCTTCGATGAACGGGCGGCGCTGCAGCAGATTATCGTCAACGTGGTGGACATTACGCGCTTCCGTGAGGCCGAAGAGATGAAGAGCACCTTCGTGTCGGTCATCACGCATGAACTCAAGACGCCGATCTCACTGATCAAAGGCTACGCCAGCACGCTGCGCCGGGCCGATGCGCAGTGGGACTCCACCACCCTGCGCGACAGCCTGACGGTGATCGAAGAAGAGGCCGATCGGCTGAACGGGTTGGTGGATAATTTACTGGATGTCTCGCGCATTCAGGCCGGCGTGTTGCAGTTGGAATTGGCCGACGTTGACCTGCCGGGTCTGGCGGGGCGCCTGGTGGAAGGATTCAAACTGCAGAGTGCGCAGCACACCTTTGAGCTTGATTTTCCGGCGGACTTTCCGCCGGCGTTGGCCGACCAGGAACGCCTGCGCCAGGTGTTGAACAACCTGATCAGCAACGCGATCAAGTACGCGCCAGACGGCGGGGTGATCCGCATCGGCGGCTGGCTCGATGCTGCGCGCCAATTGCTGACGGTCTATGTGGCGGACCAGGGCATTGGCATCCCGTCGCAGGAGCAGGAGCATCTGTTTCAGCGTTTTTACCGGGTGGATTCGAGCCTGCGACGCAAGACGCAGGGCGCCGGCCTGGGACTTTTTCTGTGCAAAGCGATCATCGAGGCTCACAATGGGCGCATCTGGGTGCGGAGCGAACCGGGCAAAGGCAGCACATTTTTCTTCACGCTGCCCCTGGGTGCGGTGTGA
- a CDS encoding VOC family protein translates to MPVPRLTAIVLHVTHVASSAAFYRDCLGAVSLFDYGDTDTFLALRLGDVELHLHAAQAATEQLASTWPVGAANGVGVALHIHASDLTRLSSLIQRAGGQVLQEASPQPWGTIEMVVADPDGFCLLLWEGQHSPNIQTW, encoded by the coding sequence ATGCCAGTTCCACGTTTGACCGCGATCGTCTTGCATGTGACCCATGTGGCGTCCAGTGCTGCCTTCTACCGGGACTGCCTGGGCGCCGTGTCCCTGTTCGACTATGGCGATACCGATACATTCCTGGCCCTACGTCTGGGTGATGTCGAACTTCATCTGCACGCCGCGCAGGCTGCCACTGAGCAGCTTGCGTCAACCTGGCCGGTGGGGGCGGCCAACGGCGTGGGGGTTGCTCTGCACATTCACGCCAGCGATCTGACACGACTCAGCAGCCTGATTCAGCGCGCCGGCGGTCAAGTCCTGCAGGAAGCCAGCCCCCAGCCCTGGGGCACGATTGAGATGGTCGTGGCCGATCCCGATGGCTTTTGCCTTCTCCTATGGGAAGGACAGCACAGCCCGAACATTCAAACCTGGTGA
- a CDS encoding response regulator transcription factor, whose protein sequence is MAIASSEKPRILVVDDEARIRRLERMNLELEGFEVIEAADGFQALDRVREDLPNLVVMDVAMPQMDGFETLHLLREISSVPVIMVTVKAEVSDRIHGLDLGADDYLTKPFNPQELVSRIRAVLRRTDDRSLATQELIRVDDGLSIDLERHEVLVHGVRIKLRPTEYRLLYHLVQNAGRVVPRETLMARVWGPEYRDEHQLLRVYITYLRQKIEPDPAHPRYIMNERGVGYSFVDFKRRPGE, encoded by the coding sequence ATGGCCATAGCAAGCAGTGAAAAGCCACGCATTTTGGTTGTAGATGATGAAGCGCGCATTCGCCGCCTGGAGCGAATGAATCTGGAGCTGGAAGGTTTCGAGGTCATCGAGGCAGCCGACGGCTTTCAGGCGCTCGATCGCGTGCGCGAGGACTTGCCCAACCTGGTGGTGATGGATGTGGCGATGCCGCAGATGGACGGTTTCGAGACCTTGCACCTGCTGCGCGAGATTTCTTCGGTGCCGGTCATCATGGTCACGGTGAAGGCCGAAGTGAGCGACCGTATCCATGGGCTTGACCTGGGAGCCGATGATTATCTGACCAAGCCGTTCAATCCCCAGGAATTGGTGAGCCGCATCCGCGCGGTGCTGCGGCGCACGGACGATCGCAGCCTGGCGACCCAGGAGTTGATCCGGGTGGACGATGGGCTGAGCATTGATCTGGAGCGCCACGAGGTGCTGGTGCATGGTGTGCGCATCAAGCTGCGCCCCACCGAATATCGTTTGTTGTACCACCTGGTGCAGAACGCGGGCCGCGTGGTGCCACGCGAAACGCTGATGGCGCGGGTGTGGGGGCCGGAGTATCGCGACGAACATCAACTGCTGCGCGTCTACATCACCTATCTGCGGCAGAAGATCGAGCCGGACCCCGCCCACCCGCGCTACATCATGAACGAACGCGGGGTGGGCTACAGTTTCGTGGACTTCAAGCGCAGGCCGGGCGAGTGA